The following proteins are co-located in the Hemitrygon akajei chromosome 25, sHemAka1.3, whole genome shotgun sequence genome:
- the LOC140716571 gene encoding uncharacterized protein isoform X3 produces MPCLATLFCCFLLHSYMLHSCVINVPEDPQKRKTIARSNGNKRQKQKLEAQSKEELLQPKETVPDQSPALTESHALTVLTIPTESTHLTRATTSNSVTEFDKVEPCDDSISQRMTPSTTSLPNMAVNSFGSLQIAKVEPSQTSQEEQSVLPLENVAAIETVQLASMLASIDSVGATTMLPSVETLQFTPMQPCDEPKSTFTSIEMLLPAQDQQDVETLSSFQQEPPILVLSAFATPAFENVAYLAVESTSESLSPTNLPSQTPYLLTAVTEPLKSVSDFETMPMLPSTLIVPIMLTLPVDPNHSAIAPETIIAAVETVVTTQCDTQEVQDEHSYYKNDFTVEQLEKIVARLQRKVKVIQQRERRNSARLKAMESLVDQLRKENIISEEKLKIMEMTCSQTNGQAMNPSGTVTVICEDDGNLIYTLQQSPIEDVNHVP; encoded by the exons CAGAAAAGGAAAACAATTGCTAGATCAAATGGAAATAAACGTCAAAAACAGAAGTTGGAAGCTCAAAGCAAAGAAGAACTTTTGCAGCCAAAGGAAACTGTTCCAGATCAGTCTCCTGCATTGACCGAGTCACATGCTCTTACCGTCCTAACCATACCAACTGAATCAACTCATTTAACAAGGGCAACAACATCAAATTCAGTAACTGAATTTGATAAGGTTGAACCATGTGATGACTCTATATCCCAAAGAATGACACCAAGTACCACATCTTTACCAAATATGGCAGTGAATTCCTTTGGTTCACTACAGATAGCCAAAGTGGAACCATCTCAAACTTCTCAAGAAGAGCAATCAGTGTTACCACTTGAAAATGTGGCAGCCATTGAAACTGTGCAACTTGCATCAATGTTGGCATCAATTGATTCTGTAGGAGCCACTACAATGCTCCCATCTGTTGAAACTTTACAGTTTACACCAATGCAGCCATGTGATGAACCAAAGTCAACATTTACATCAATTGAAATGTTATTACCGGCACAAGACCAACAAGATGTTGAAACATTGTCATCCTTCCAACAGGAGCCTCCTATACTAGTCCTTTCTGCCTTTGCAACACCTGCTTTTGAGAATGTGGCTTATTTAGCTGTAGAGTCAACTTCAGAATCATTATCGCCCACAAACCTACCTTCTCAGACACCGTATTTACTGACTGCAGTAACTGAGCCTCTGAAATCTGTGTCTGATTTTGAAACAATGCCGATGTTGCCCTCTACACTCATTGTGCCAATTATGTTAACTCTACCAGTTGACCCAAACCATTCAGCTATAGCTCCTGAGACAATTATTGCGGCAGTTGAAACAGTTGTGACCACACAATGTGATACACAGGAAGTGCAAGATGAACATTCATATTACAAAAATGACTTCACCGTTGAACAGCTTGAAAAGATTGTTGCTAGGCTGCAGAGGAAAGTGAAAGTTATACAGCAACGAGAGAGGAGGAATTCAGCCCGTCTAAAAGCCATGGAAAGTCTTGTGGACCAACTGAGAAAGGAAAATATTATATCAGAGGAGAAATTGAAAATAATGGAGATG ACCTGCTCACAGACAAATGGTCAGGCGATGAATCCCTCTGGTACTGTCACAGTCATTTGTGAAGATGATGGAAATCTAATTTACACACTTCAACAGTCACCGATTGAAGATGTTAATCATGTCCCTTGA
- the LOC140716571 gene encoding uncharacterized protein isoform X4, which translates to MPCLATLFCCFLLHSYMLHSCVINVPEDPKRKTIARSNGNKRQKQKLEAQSKEELLQPKETVPDQSPALTESHALTVLTIPTESTHLTRATTSNSVTEFDKVEPCDDSISQRMTPSTTSLPNMAVNSFGSLQIAKVEPSQTSQEEQSVLPLENVAAIETVQLASMLASIDSVGATTMLPSVETLQFTPMQPCDEPKSTFTSIEMLLPAQDQQDVETLSSFQQEPPILVLSAFATPAFENVAYLAVESTSESLSPTNLPSQTPYLLTAVTEPLKSVSDFETMPMLPSTLIVPIMLTLPVDPNHSAIAPETIIAAVETVVTTQCDTQEVQDEHSYYKNDFTVEQLEKIVARLQRKVKVIQQRERRNSARLKAMESLVDQLRKENIISEEKLKIMEMTCSQTNGQAMNPSGTVTVICEDDGNLIYTLQQSPIEDVNHVP; encoded by the exons AAAAGGAAAACAATTGCTAGATCAAATGGAAATAAACGTCAAAAACAGAAGTTGGAAGCTCAAAGCAAAGAAGAACTTTTGCAGCCAAAGGAAACTGTTCCAGATCAGTCTCCTGCATTGACCGAGTCACATGCTCTTACCGTCCTAACCATACCAACTGAATCAACTCATTTAACAAGGGCAACAACATCAAATTCAGTAACTGAATTTGATAAGGTTGAACCATGTGATGACTCTATATCCCAAAGAATGACACCAAGTACCACATCTTTACCAAATATGGCAGTGAATTCCTTTGGTTCACTACAGATAGCCAAAGTGGAACCATCTCAAACTTCTCAAGAAGAGCAATCAGTGTTACCACTTGAAAATGTGGCAGCCATTGAAACTGTGCAACTTGCATCAATGTTGGCATCAATTGATTCTGTAGGAGCCACTACAATGCTCCCATCTGTTGAAACTTTACAGTTTACACCAATGCAGCCATGTGATGAACCAAAGTCAACATTTACATCAATTGAAATGTTATTACCGGCACAAGACCAACAAGATGTTGAAACATTGTCATCCTTCCAACAGGAGCCTCCTATACTAGTCCTTTCTGCCTTTGCAACACCTGCTTTTGAGAATGTGGCTTATTTAGCTGTAGAGTCAACTTCAGAATCATTATCGCCCACAAACCTACCTTCTCAGACACCGTATTTACTGACTGCAGTAACTGAGCCTCTGAAATCTGTGTCTGATTTTGAAACAATGCCGATGTTGCCCTCTACACTCATTGTGCCAATTATGTTAACTCTACCAGTTGACCCAAACCATTCAGCTATAGCTCCTGAGACAATTATTGCGGCAGTTGAAACAGTTGTGACCACACAATGTGATACACAGGAAGTGCAAGATGAACATTCATATTACAAAAATGACTTCACCGTTGAACAGCTTGAAAAGATTGTTGCTAGGCTGCAGAGGAAAGTGAAAGTTATACAGCAACGAGAGAGGAGGAATTCAGCCCGTCTAAAAGCCATGGAAAGTCTTGTGGACCAACTGAGAAAGGAAAATATTATATCAGAGGAGAAATTGAAAATAATGGAGATG ACCTGCTCACAGACAAATGGTCAGGCGATGAATCCCTCTGGTACTGTCACAGTCATTTGTGAAGATGATGGAAATCTAATTTACACACTTCAACAGTCACCGATTGAAGATGTTAATCATGTCCCTTGA
- the LOC140716571 gene encoding THAP domain-containing protein 5-like isoform X2: MPKNCAVTECSRNAGQLAADNRKISFYKFPSNDKERLAQWLSNMRREKWVPSQYQYICSEHFTPESFEWRWGTRYLKADAVPTIFSFPEQPTKRKTIARSNGNKRQKQKLEAQSKEELLQPKETVPDQSPALTESHALTVLTIPTESTHLTRATTSNSVTEFDKVEPCDDSISQRMTPSTTSLPNMAVNSFGSLQIAKVEPSQTSQEEQSVLPLENVAAIETVQLASMLASIDSVGATTMLPSVETLQFTPMQPCDEPKSTFTSIEMLLPAQDQQDVETLSSFQQEPPILVLSAFATPAFENVAYLAVESTSESLSPTNLPSQTPYLLTAVTEPLKSVSDFETMPMLPSTLIVPIMLTLPVDPNHSAIAPETIIAAVETVVTTQCDTQEVQDEHSYYKNDFTVEQLEKIVARLQRKVKVIQQRERRNSARLKAMESLVDQLRKENIISEEKLKIMEMTCSQTNGQAMNPSGTVTVICEDDGNLIYTLQQSPIEDVNHVP; encoded by the exons gtTTCCATCGAATGACAAAGAAAGACTCGCGCAGTGGCTTTCAAATATGAGAAGGGAGAAATGGGTTCCATCGCAGTACCAGTACATCTGCAGTGAACATTTTACTCCTGAAAGCTTTGAATGGAGGTGGGGAACACGATACTTGAAGGCAGATGCTGTACCTACAATTTTTTCTTTTCCGGAGCAGCCTACG AAAAGGAAAACAATTGCTAGATCAAATGGAAATAAACGTCAAAAACAGAAGTTGGAAGCTCAAAGCAAAGAAGAACTTTTGCAGCCAAAGGAAACTGTTCCAGATCAGTCTCCTGCATTGACCGAGTCACATGCTCTTACCGTCCTAACCATACCAACTGAATCAACTCATTTAACAAGGGCAACAACATCAAATTCAGTAACTGAATTTGATAAGGTTGAACCATGTGATGACTCTATATCCCAAAGAATGACACCAAGTACCACATCTTTACCAAATATGGCAGTGAATTCCTTTGGTTCACTACAGATAGCCAAAGTGGAACCATCTCAAACTTCTCAAGAAGAGCAATCAGTGTTACCACTTGAAAATGTGGCAGCCATTGAAACTGTGCAACTTGCATCAATGTTGGCATCAATTGATTCTGTAGGAGCCACTACAATGCTCCCATCTGTTGAAACTTTACAGTTTACACCAATGCAGCCATGTGATGAACCAAAGTCAACATTTACATCAATTGAAATGTTATTACCGGCACAAGACCAACAAGATGTTGAAACATTGTCATCCTTCCAACAGGAGCCTCCTATACTAGTCCTTTCTGCCTTTGCAACACCTGCTTTTGAGAATGTGGCTTATTTAGCTGTAGAGTCAACTTCAGAATCATTATCGCCCACAAACCTACCTTCTCAGACACCGTATTTACTGACTGCAGTAACTGAGCCTCTGAAATCTGTGTCTGATTTTGAAACAATGCCGATGTTGCCCTCTACACTCATTGTGCCAATTATGTTAACTCTACCAGTTGACCCAAACCATTCAGCTATAGCTCCTGAGACAATTATTGCGGCAGTTGAAACAGTTGTGACCACACAATGTGATACACAGGAAGTGCAAGATGAACATTCATATTACAAAAATGACTTCACCGTTGAACAGCTTGAAAAGATTGTTGCTAGGCTGCAGAGGAAAGTGAAAGTTATACAGCAACGAGAGAGGAGGAATTCAGCCCGTCTAAAAGCCATGGAAAGTCTTGTGGACCAACTGAGAAAGGAAAATATTATATCAGAGGAGAAATTGAAAATAATGGAGATG ACCTGCTCACAGACAAATGGTCAGGCGATGAATCCCTCTGGTACTGTCACAGTCATTTGTGAAGATGATGGAAATCTAATTTACACACTTCAACAGTCACCGATTGAAGATGTTAATCATGTCCCTTGA
- the LOC140716571 gene encoding THAP domain-containing protein 5-like isoform X1 gives MPKNCAVTECSRNAGQLAADNRKISFYKFPSNDKERLAQWLSNMRREKWVPSQYQYICSEHFTPESFEWRWGTRYLKADAVPTIFSFPEQPTQKRKTIARSNGNKRQKQKLEAQSKEELLQPKETVPDQSPALTESHALTVLTIPTESTHLTRATTSNSVTEFDKVEPCDDSISQRMTPSTTSLPNMAVNSFGSLQIAKVEPSQTSQEEQSVLPLENVAAIETVQLASMLASIDSVGATTMLPSVETLQFTPMQPCDEPKSTFTSIEMLLPAQDQQDVETLSSFQQEPPILVLSAFATPAFENVAYLAVESTSESLSPTNLPSQTPYLLTAVTEPLKSVSDFETMPMLPSTLIVPIMLTLPVDPNHSAIAPETIIAAVETVVTTQCDTQEVQDEHSYYKNDFTVEQLEKIVARLQRKVKVIQQRERRNSARLKAMESLVDQLRKENIISEEKLKIMEMTCSQTNGQAMNPSGTVTVICEDDGNLIYTLQQSPIEDVNHVP, from the exons gtTTCCATCGAATGACAAAGAAAGACTCGCGCAGTGGCTTTCAAATATGAGAAGGGAGAAATGGGTTCCATCGCAGTACCAGTACATCTGCAGTGAACATTTTACTCCTGAAAGCTTTGAATGGAGGTGGGGAACACGATACTTGAAGGCAGATGCTGTACCTACAATTTTTTCTTTTCCGGAGCAGCCTACG CAGAAAAGGAAAACAATTGCTAGATCAAATGGAAATAAACGTCAAAAACAGAAGTTGGAAGCTCAAAGCAAAGAAGAACTTTTGCAGCCAAAGGAAACTGTTCCAGATCAGTCTCCTGCATTGACCGAGTCACATGCTCTTACCGTCCTAACCATACCAACTGAATCAACTCATTTAACAAGGGCAACAACATCAAATTCAGTAACTGAATTTGATAAGGTTGAACCATGTGATGACTCTATATCCCAAAGAATGACACCAAGTACCACATCTTTACCAAATATGGCAGTGAATTCCTTTGGTTCACTACAGATAGCCAAAGTGGAACCATCTCAAACTTCTCAAGAAGAGCAATCAGTGTTACCACTTGAAAATGTGGCAGCCATTGAAACTGTGCAACTTGCATCAATGTTGGCATCAATTGATTCTGTAGGAGCCACTACAATGCTCCCATCTGTTGAAACTTTACAGTTTACACCAATGCAGCCATGTGATGAACCAAAGTCAACATTTACATCAATTGAAATGTTATTACCGGCACAAGACCAACAAGATGTTGAAACATTGTCATCCTTCCAACAGGAGCCTCCTATACTAGTCCTTTCTGCCTTTGCAACACCTGCTTTTGAGAATGTGGCTTATTTAGCTGTAGAGTCAACTTCAGAATCATTATCGCCCACAAACCTACCTTCTCAGACACCGTATTTACTGACTGCAGTAACTGAGCCTCTGAAATCTGTGTCTGATTTTGAAACAATGCCGATGTTGCCCTCTACACTCATTGTGCCAATTATGTTAACTCTACCAGTTGACCCAAACCATTCAGCTATAGCTCCTGAGACAATTATTGCGGCAGTTGAAACAGTTGTGACCACACAATGTGATACACAGGAAGTGCAAGATGAACATTCATATTACAAAAATGACTTCACCGTTGAACAGCTTGAAAAGATTGTTGCTAGGCTGCAGAGGAAAGTGAAAGTTATACAGCAACGAGAGAGGAGGAATTCAGCCCGTCTAAAAGCCATGGAAAGTCTTGTGGACCAACTGAGAAAGGAAAATATTATATCAGAGGAGAAATTGAAAATAATGGAGATG ACCTGCTCACAGACAAATGGTCAGGCGATGAATCCCTCTGGTACTGTCACAGTCATTTGTGAAGATGATGGAAATCTAATTTACACACTTCAACAGTCACCGATTGAAGATGTTAATCATGTCCCTTGA